A portion of the Malania oleifera isolate guangnan ecotype guangnan chromosome 3, ASM2987363v1, whole genome shotgun sequence genome contains these proteins:
- the LOC131152356 gene encoding protein DUF642 L-GALACTONO-1,4-LACTONE-RESPONSIVE GENE 2-like: MLRDFTMQVAALVSVLLCATCHLALSFTDGLLPNGNFEVGPKPWEMKGTVVVGRRAVPEWEISGYVEYIKSGQKQGDMLLVVPEGAFAVRLGNEASIKQLVRVKRGMYYAVTFSAARTCAQEERLNISVAPDTGVLPIQTLYSSSGWDSYSWAFRAAYDVVEILIHNPGVEEDPACGPLLDSVAMRALYPPRPTNLNLLKNGNFEEGPYVFPNTSWGVLIPPNIEDFHSPLPGWMVESLKAVKYIDSAHFAVPEGKRAVELVAGKESAIAQVARTIPGKVYVLSFSVGDASNSCKGSMVVEAFAGKGTIKVPYESQGKGGFKRAALRFVALSTRTRVVFFSTFYTMRSDDFSSLCGPVLDDVKLLSLRKP, from the exons ATGCTCAGAGACTTCACAATGCAAGTCGCCGCCCTGGTGTCGGTGCTACTGTGCGCCACCTGCCACCTCGCCTTATCCTTCACCGACG GGCTATTACCGAACGGGAACTTCGAGGTGGGGCCGAAGCCGTGGGAGATGAAGGGGACGGTGGTGGTGGGGCGGAGAGCGGTGCCGGAATGGGAGATTTCCGGCTACGTGGAGTACATAAAGTCGGGGCAGAAGCAGGGGGACATGCTGCTGGTGGTGCCGGAGGGGGCGTTCGCTGTCCGACTGGGGAACGAGGCCTCCATTAAGCAGCTGGTGAGGGTGAAGAGGGGGATGTACTACGCCGTCACCTTCAGCGCCGCCCGCACCTGCGCTCAGGAGGAGCGCCTCAACATCTCCGTCGCGCCCGACACCGGCGTCCTCCCCATCCAGACCCTCTACAGCAGCAGCGGCTGGGACTCCTACTCCTGGGCCTTCCGCGCCGCGTACGACGTCGTCGAGATCCTCATTCATAACCCCGGCGTCGAGGAGGACCCCGCCTGCGGCCCTCTCCTCGATTCTGTCGCCATGAGAGCCCTCTATCCACCCCGACCGACTAATC TGAACCTACTGAAAAATGGGAATTTTGAAGAAGGTCCATACGTGTTTCCCAACACCTCATGGGGAGTCCTTATCCCTCCCAACATAGAGGACTTCCACTCCCCCCTTCCCGGCTGGATGGTGGAATCCCTCAAGGCCGTCAAGTACATTGACTCTGCTCACTTTGCTGTTCCCGAAGGAAAACGAGCAGTGGAGCTCGTCGCCGGAAAGGAGAGTGCCATCGCCCAAGTTGCTCGAACGATCCCTGGAAAGGTTTACGTCCTCTCTTTCTCTGTTGGCGATGCTAGCAACTCCTGCAAAGGCTCCATGGTCGTTGAGGCTTTTGCTGGCAAGGGCACCATAAAGGTGCCCTACGAATCGCAAGGCAAAGGCGGCTTCAAGCGCGCTGCCCTGCGGTTTGTGGCTCTTTCAACTCGAACTCGGGTGGTGTTCTTTAGCACGTTCTACACGATGAGAAGTGACGACTTCTCCTCGCTTTGTGGCCCGGTTCTTGATGATGTGAAGTTGTTGAGCCTGCGCAAACCCTAG